A single window of Flavobacterium sp. 140616W15 DNA harbors:
- a CDS encoding O-acetylhomoserine aminocarboxypropyltransferase/cysteine synthase family protein, producing MSTQKFATNALHAGHDVTKNGNTRAVPIYQTSSYVFNNSDHAANLFGLAEAGFIYTRLNNPTNDVLEQRLAALEGGIGAVVTASGASAIATTLLTLLKAGDHIVASNSLYGGTYNLLKVTLPRLGITTTFVDPSDAENFTKAAKENTRVFFVESLGNPKLDVLDLKAIATAAKAFKVPFIVDNTVPTPYLLNPIEYGANIVIHSLTKYISGNGTSLGGAIIDAGTFDWANGKFPEFTEPSAGYHGLVYNEALGNAAFIAKARIEGLRDFGSALSPFNAFQILQGLETLPIRIKKHSENALALASWLEAQDEVVWVNYPGLKSNKYYDLAQEYLSKGQSGIITFGLKGGFEAAKKVADETKLFSLLANIGDTKSLIIHPASTTHQQLSEEEQVSTGVSKDLIRLSVGIEDIDDLIADLQAVFKNIKSAQLA from the coding sequence ATGAGCACACAAAAATTCGCAACAAACGCACTACACGCAGGACATGATGTAACTAAAAATGGTAACACAAGAGCAGTGCCTATTTACCAAACATCATCATATGTTTTTAATAATTCTGATCATGCAGCTAATTTATTTGGTCTAGCTGAAGCAGGGTTTATTTACACACGATTAAACAACCCAACAAATGATGTTCTGGAACAACGACTGGCAGCACTAGAAGGCGGTATTGGAGCTGTAGTAACAGCGTCGGGAGCATCGGCAATTGCAACAACTTTGTTAACATTGCTTAAAGCAGGAGATCATATCGTAGCTTCTAATAGTTTATATGGAGGAACCTATAACTTATTAAAAGTTACTTTGCCAAGATTAGGAATCACAACCACATTTGTAGATCCATCAGATGCTGAAAACTTTACCAAAGCAGCAAAGGAAAATACCAGAGTGTTTTTTGTAGAGTCATTAGGAAATCCAAAATTAGATGTATTGGACTTAAAAGCAATTGCTACAGCAGCCAAAGCATTCAAGGTTCCATTTATAGTTGATAATACTGTTCCAACACCATATTTACTTAATCCAATAGAGTATGGAGCAAACATTGTAATTCATTCTTTGACGAAGTATATTTCAGGAAACGGAACTTCTTTAGGAGGAGCAATTATCGATGCCGGGACTTTTGATTGGGCAAACGGAAAATTTCCTGAATTTACAGAGCCATCTGCGGGTTACCACGGATTAGTTTATAACGAAGCGCTAGGAAATGCGGCGTTCATAGCTAAAGCACGAATAGAAGGATTACGTGATTTTGGCTCAGCATTAAGTCCATTCAATGCTTTTCAGATTTTACAGGGATTAGAGACATTGCCAATTCGTATCAAAAAACATAGCGAAAATGCATTGGCATTAGCATCATGGTTAGAGGCACAAGATGAGGTGGTTTGGGTAAATTATCCAGGCCTTAAATCAAATAAATATTATGACTTAGCGCAAGAATACCTATCAAAAGGACAAAGCGGAATCATAACTTTTGGATTAAAAGGGGGCTTTGAAGCAGCTAAAAAAGTAGCTGACGAAACAAAGTTATTCTCGCTTTTGGCAAACATAGGGGATACGAAGTCATTAATTATTCATCCAGCAAGTACAACACATCAACAATTATCAGAAGAGGAACAAGTTTCAACAGGAGTTTCAAAAGACTTGATTCGACTTTCAGTAGGAATTGAAGATATAGACGATTTAATTGCCGATTTACAGGCAGTTTTTAAAAATATAAAAAGTGCGCAATTAGCATAA